A DNA window from Arachis duranensis cultivar V14167 chromosome 3, aradu.V14167.gnm2.J7QH, whole genome shotgun sequence contains the following coding sequences:
- the LOC107480370 gene encoding probable WRKY transcription factor 50 yields MDYYYVNPINPNYGAHHDDDYSAMMSMSDFMISDFLMADDDAYGYGVDHHHHHNNQESGSQSQSTNGSSEMATFSDVTTTNNNGEASSINNNIKCKNGSKRSKKEVNSRVAFRTKSELDVMDDGYRWRKYGKKAVKNTPNLRNYYKCSSEGCGVKKRVERDRDDSSYVITTYEGIHNHASPFTY; encoded by the exons ATGGATTACTATTATGTGAACCCAATAAACCCCAATTACGGTGCTCATCATGATGATGACTACTCTGCCATGATGAGCATGTCTGATTTCATGATATCCGATTTTCTTATGGCTGATGATGATGCATATGGGTATGGTgttgatcatcatcatcatcataataatCAAGAGAGTGGATCACAATCGCAAAGTACTAATGGATCGTCGGAGATGGCAACCTTCAGCGATGTCACTACTACCAATAATAATGGTGAAGCCTCTAGCATCAACAATAACAT AAAATGCAAAAATGGGAGTAAGAGAAGTAAGAAAGAAGTGAATTCAAGAGTGGCGTTTAGAACGAAATCGGAGCTTGATGTTATGGATGATGGATACAGATGGAGGAAGTACGGAAAAAAGGCCGTCAAGAACACTCCAAATCTAAG GAACTATTACAAGTGTTCGAGTGAAGGATGCGGTGTGAAGAAGAGGGTGGAAAGGGACAGAGACGACTCAAGCTATGTTATAACAACCTATGAAGGGATACACAATCATGCAAGCCCTTTTACCTACTAA
- the LOC107480373 gene encoding small GTPase LIP1 yields the protein MFWRERENTEQNSGVLCGQVRVLVVGDSGVGKTSLVHLIVKGIPVARPAPSIGCTVSVKHTTYGNAGSSSSSLKGDSERDFFIELWDVSGHERYKDCRSLFYSQINGVVFVHDLSQRRTKTSLQKWAAEIAATGTFSAPLGSGGPGGLPVPYIVIGNKADIAAKEGKRVSSGNLVDVARQWVEKQGLLPSSEELPLTETFPGGGGLIAAAKEARYDKEAVMKFFLMLIRRRYFSDEMPAPRPWSIPSAPRATQRIDDDDDQWSIPSAQRLPQRIDDNFIEDDQSYSTSVSSDPYKYDTLPPLPAQRNLTPPPTLYPQQPVSVTENYSFPRFSLSGSSEINAAMRTKRSDINV from the exons ATGTTTTGGAGGGAACGTGAGAACACGGAGCAGAATAGTGGGGTGCTCTGTGGACAGGTCAGAGTGCTAGTTGTTGGTGACTCAG GTGTTGGAAAGACTTCTCTAGTTCACCTGATTGTTAAAGGTATTCCTGTTGCTCGCCCTGCACCGTCAATAGGTTGTACAGTTTCTGTGAAG CACACTACTTATGGTAATGCTGGCAGCTCTTCAAGTAGCCTTAAAGGTGATTCTGAGAGAGATTTCTTCATTGAACTATGGGATGTCTCAGGGCATGAACGGTACAAAGATTGCCGATCTCTGTTTTATTCTCAGATAAATG GTGTAGTTTTTGTCCATGATCTTTCACAAAGAAGAACAAAGACTAGCTTGCAGAAGTGGGCAGCTGAGATTGCGGCAACTGGGACATTTTCAGCTCCTTTGGGATCAGGTGGCCCTGGTGGCCTTCCCGTTCCATATATTGTTATTGGCAACAAAGCTGATATTGCTGCAAAAGAGGGTAAAAGAGTAAGCAGCGGGAATCTTGTTGATGTTGCACGCCAGTGGGTTGAGAAGCAGGGTTTGCTTCCATCCAGTGAGGAGCTTCCGCTGACTGAGACCTTTCCTGGTGGTGGTGGCCTTATTGCT GCTGCTAAAGAAGCAAGGTATGACAAAGAGGCTGTGATGAAATTTTTCCTCATG CTGATCAGGAGAAGATATTTCTCAGATGAAATGCCTGCACCAAGACCTTGGTCCATTCCTTCTGCTCCAAGAGCCACTCAGCGtatagatgatgatgatgatcaatgGTCCATTCCTTCTGCTCAGAGACTTCCTCAGCGAATAGATGATAACTTTATAGAAGATGATCAGTCCTATAGTAcaag CGTAAGCAGTGATCCTTACAAGTATGACACGCTTCCCCCCCTTCCGGCTCAAAGGAACCTAACTCCACCGCCTACTCTTTATCCTCAACAGCCAGTTTCCGTCACTGAAAACTATAGTTTCCCTAGATTTTCTTTGTCTGGCTCCTCCGAAATCAATGCTGCAATGAGGACAAAGCGCTCCGATATTAATGTCTGA
- the LOC107480374 gene encoding uncharacterized protein LOC107480374 encodes MDRFNGTSLLFFLLFCVPFILHFQPIAPDEGSQHINQNNYPEKPLLSRIVMDTISLFRKSQESSWEKIKTVIHDLQMQFSPPDLDFRGGADRGADSVKGTMMDAAEKSFDTSKETVKESARSAAKVVGEAIHKTTVKVTQTDSEKESQAEL; translated from the exons ATGGATAGATTCAACGGAACCTCCCTTTTATTCTTTCTTCTGTTCTGTGTCCCATTCATTCTTCACTTTCAGCCTATAGCCCCTGATGAAGGTAGCCAACATATTAATCAAAACAACTACCCTGAAAAACCACTTCTCTCCAGGATAGTAATGGACACCATTTCTTTATTTAGAAAATCCCAAGAAAGTTCATGGGAGAAAATCAAAACCGTCATACATGACTTGCAGATGCAGTTTTCCCCACCAGATCTTGA CTTTAGGGGTGGGGCTGATAGAGGAGCTGATAGTGTCAAAGGAACAATGATGGATGCGGCTGAGAAGAGTTTTGACACAAGCAAAGAAACTGTTAAGGAAAGTGCAAGATCAGCAGCAAAAGTGGTCGGAGAAGCTATTCATAAGACAACAGTAAAGGTTACACAAACTGACTCTGAGAAAGAATCTCAAGCGGAACTCTGA